A window of Paludisphaera rhizosphaerae genomic DNA:
GTGGCCACGGGGCCGCTGTTGACGATCACCTGGGATGAGGCGTTCGTCCTGGGAAGGCAGGAGCGCGTTCGCGAGTGGCTTCACGCAGTGCGCGATCCCTCTGGCTTCGCCCCAAGCTGGCGGCCGATCCCACTGCAGGATGAGTTGCTCGAGCCGGATTCGGAAGGTCGAACACCTCCGGCTCCGGCCGATCTCGACACCCGGGCCAAACTCTTCAGTCAACCGGTGATCGAATGGTTCTGGCCGTTCGCTCGTGCCATGCCTTACGGCCATCCGCCCGGCTGCGCGCTCGCGGGCTTGATTGGCGATGTCCTGGCGCCTTCGTGGGAGGTGCTCGCCCGCGCGCGGCTCGGGCCGATGTTGCTGGTCAGCATTGTGGCTGGTGCGATCTACGGCTTCGTCTGTCGGCGTTGGGGACCGTGGGCGGCGGCCGCGGCGGCGGGGGCTTGGGTTCTGCAGCCGAGGCCGTTCGCGCACTGGCATTTCGCCCATTTCGACGACGTGCTTGTCTGTTACTGGGTTGGATCGGTCTTG
This region includes:
- a CDS encoding glycosyltransferase family 39 protein; the encoded protein is MTITWDEAFVLGRQERVREWLHAVRDPSGFAPSWRPIPLQDELLEPDSEGRTPPAPADLDTRAKLFSQPVIEWFWPFARAMPYGHPPGCALAGLIGDVLAPSWEVLARARLGPMLLVSIVAGAIYGFVCRRWGPWAAAAAAGAWVLQPRPFAHWHFAHFDDVLVCYWVGSVLAFSKAVEAVEGSSKPRWGWAVAFGILAGAAANTKLTGWFLPIPFIVWTLMYRDRRGLLTLLIGGALGLLTLYLLTPPWWHNPVDGVEKFL